Proteins encoded by one window of Cylindrospermum stagnale PCC 7417:
- a CDS encoding polyphosphate kinase 2 family protein gives MNYDDFLVPPGAIISLQKDYDPAYKAEFIEKADAVKRLQTGIEQLANYQNILYAQNTYALLIIFQAMDAAGKDSTIKHVMSGVNPQGCQVFSFKQPSVEELDHDYLWRSMKALPERGRIGIFNRSYYEEVLVARVHPEILLKQQLPQFPQDGKIWKQRFEDINNFEKYLVNNGIIVLKFFLNVSKSEQKNRFLKRIDSPEKNWKFSASDVRERAFWDDYMAAYEQAFCYTSTKWAPWHIIPADRKWFTRLVVADIICKKLQELNLKYPIISEESKQQLLQAKQMLEEEN, from the coding sequence ATGAATTATGATGATTTTTTAGTTCCGCCAGGTGCAATCATTTCTTTACAAAAAGACTATGACCCAGCCTATAAAGCTGAATTTATCGAAAAAGCTGATGCAGTAAAAAGATTGCAGACAGGCATTGAACAACTAGCAAATTACCAAAATATTCTCTATGCTCAAAATACTTATGCCTTGCTAATTATCTTTCAGGCGATGGATGCCGCTGGTAAAGATAGCACAATTAAACATGTGATGTCTGGTGTGAATCCCCAAGGATGTCAGGTGTTTAGTTTTAAGCAACCGAGTGTGGAAGAATTAGACCATGATTACTTGTGGCGCTCGATGAAGGCTTTGCCAGAACGGGGGCGGATTGGCATCTTCAACCGTTCATATTATGAAGAAGTGCTAGTGGCGCGGGTGCATCCAGAAATTCTCCTCAAGCAACAGTTACCCCAATTTCCTCAGGATGGTAAGATATGGAAACAGCGGTTTGAAGATATTAATAATTTTGAAAAATACCTGGTAAACAATGGAATTATCGTTCTCAAATTTTTTCTCAATGTCTCGAAATCAGAGCAAAAAAATCGCTTTTTGAAGCGAATAGATTCGCCGGAAAAAAATTGGAAATTTTCTGCCAGTGATGTTCGCGAACGGGCGTTTTGGGATGACTATATGGCCGCTTATGAGCAAGCTTTTTGCTATACTAGTACTAAATGGGCACCCTGGCATATAATTCCGGCTGATCGCAAATGGTTTACACGCTTAGTAGTGGCGGACATCATTTGCAAAAAACTCCAAGAACTAAATCTTAAATATCCAATTATTAGTGAAGAATCTAAACAGCAACTTTTGCAGGCAAAGCAAATGTTGGAGGAGGAAAATTAA